GCTGCTTAGCTGATGGCCCGGACCTATGCCTGCATCCTCCCCCGTCTGAACGTACAAGTCATTGGTCATGGTGACCGTGACCCGGTTTCTGGCGTCCGGGTTTGGTGCGCCGTCGGCCCCGGGGACCCAGTCCGTCCGGTGCTCAAGGTGGAGGCTGCTGACGTCCGGCTTTGATGCAATGTGGGCGACGGGCGATCCCGCGGTCAGGACGTACCTGAGGTCGTATTCCTCCAGGAAGGCGCCGCTTGCTGCCAGGTTCATCGCGTGGATGCCCCCTTGGCTGTAACCGACGCCCACTATAGGGTCACCCTTCCTGGCGCCGGCTGCTTCAAGGGCTTCCCGAACAGCCTTGTTGACACTTTCCGAGCTGTCTCCCACGCCTTCGACTATGCCGTCCAGGTCAAAGGGATTTGCGCCCCCCGCAGCGTCACGCAGCTGGGTCCCCGGGATCACCACCACATAGGCTCTACGCCCGCCGCCATCAACTTCGATGACCTCGATATAGCCGGCTCCGCGTTCATCAATTACCCGGACACGTTCCAGCAGGCCTGACGGAGAAGGGTCCAGGACAATCGGAATACTTTCCTCCCTGGTGACTGCCAACGGGCGAGGCTTTAGTGCTGGAATCACGACATCCGCCAGCGCCTTGAGGAAGGGGGAGACAAAGGCGGCATTGCCGATGACGTTCTCGGTGGCGCTTCGGCTGAGAAACCCTGTCCGCCAGAAGTCCGCGTGGCGTTGCAGCTCTCCTTCGACGTTTGGAACTCCAAGACCGCGGGCAGCGCCTGCCAGCCGCTCCGCCATTTCGTAGTCGTGCTTGCAGGCCCGGACCTGGCTGCTGATGCTCTGCAGTTCGGTCCGGACCACCTGGACGCTCCGCCCAGCCCCACCCACCGCATTCAGGGCCATGGTTCCCGTCCACCGGGGCAGATCCTGGAATGGAGCGAGGTCCTCCCAGACGCGGCGGACCTCAACCTCGATCCCGGCAAGCCTGCCTGCCAGGTCATCCAGTTTTTCGGCGCCGCCCGTAAGCTCCTCGAGCTGGAAGCTGATACCGCCCACGCCTCCCCGGATCGCCAGGGTGCCATGGTCCGCTGGGCCGGAGACCCGGATGGGCCCGCCGCTGCCCGAAGGCGTGGCCTCGGCCATCAGGGCCTGCCGCTGTAGGAGCAGGCCGCCGCCAAGGTCTCCTGGCTGTGCCTGGCCACAGCTGCCTTTGCCTCAGTCAAGGATTCAAGGGAACGGCGAAGGGCGACAGCCTGCAATGACACGGAATCCCGGTATGCTCGGCCGGCCGGCGACTCCCATTGCAGCAACTGGATGTCCCTGAATCCGGCCAGGACTTCCTCTGCCCGGACCAGGCAGACCGCCAAGCGATCGGCCAACTGGTCCACCTGGGAAACACGGATCATGCCGGCCTGCAGGTCAGCGCCCGCCAAGTCTCTGCCCATTGCCCTTCCACCACACCTTTGCCTGTTGCATCCGAAAACTCCCCGGCCCTATCCGGGAACTGCCTTTCCACTCCGGACGCTACGGAGCGGCCGCTCCGGACTGAAGAGCCGTCGCCGGCTATGTGGACAAGTAACGCGGACAGCGGCCGCTTAAGGGGGTGCCGGACTTCATGAAAGAATCAGCACATGCCTGAAACTGCCGCCACAGCTGACACCCGTACGCCCTCAGGACGCCTGGCACTCGCCGCGTCCCCGGAAAAAATTGCGCTCGGCCCGCTGGATGGCCGCTACCAGTCGGCTGTCGCACCCTTGGTGGACTACCTTTCGGAGGCGGCCCTCAACCGGGACCGGGTGGCGGTGGAAGTTGAATGGCTCATCCACCTGACCAGCAACAACGTCCTTCCCGGCGCCGGCCCGCTCGCCCCGGAGCAGGAGGATCAGCTGCGTGCGATCGTCACGGAATTCGACGCCTCCTCCGTGGCCGAGCTTGCTGACATCGAGGCCGTCACGGTCCACGACGTCAAGGCCGTGGAGTACTACATCGGCCGGCGCCTGCCCGCCATCGGGATCGAAAACCTGACGGCCATGGTCCACTTCGGCTGCACCTCCGAGGACATCAACAACCTGTCCTACGCCCTGGGCATCAAGGGCGCTGTGGAGGACGTGTGGCTGCCCGCGGCACAGGCCCTGGTGGCACAGATCAGCACGATGGCCGAGGACAACCGCGCCGTCCCCATGCTGTCCCGCACCCACGGCCAGCCCGCCACGCCCACAACCCTGGGCAAGGAACTCGCCGTCATCGCGCACCGCCTGAACCGCCAGCTGGACCGCATTGCCCGGACCGAATACCTGGGCAAGATCAACGGTGCCACCGGCACCTACGCCGCCCACGTCGCTTCCGTCCCGGGCGCCGACTGGCAGCAGGTCTCCAAATCCTTCGTCGAGGGCCTGGGCCTTACCTGGAACCCGCTGACCACCCAGATCGAAAGCCACGACTGGCAGGCCGAGCTCTACGCCGACGTCGCCCGCTTCAACCGGATCCTGCACAACGTCTGCACGGACATTTGGAGCTACATTTCCATCGGCTACTTCGCGCAGATCCCGGTGGCCGGCGCCACGGGCTCTTCCACGATGCCGCACAAGGTGAACCCGATCCGCTTCGAGAACGCGGAAGCCAACCTGGAGATCTCCAATGGCCTCCTGGACACCCTGGGCGCCACGCTGGTCACCTCCCGCTGGCAGCGGGACCTCACCGACTCCTCCAGCCAGCGCAACATCGGCGTGGCGTTCGGCCACTCCCTGCTGGCCATCTCCAACGTGGCCAAGGGCCTGGAGCGCCTG
The Arthrobacter sp. PGP41 genome window above contains:
- the purB gene encoding adenylosuccinate lyase, with translation MPETAATADTRTPSGRLALAASPEKIALGPLDGRYQSAVAPLVDYLSEAALNRDRVAVEVEWLIHLTSNNVLPGAGPLAPEQEDQLRAIVTEFDASSVAELADIEAVTVHDVKAVEYYIGRRLPAIGIENLTAMVHFGCTSEDINNLSYALGIKGAVEDVWLPAAQALVAQISTMAEDNRAVPMLSRTHGQPATPTTLGKELAVIAHRLNRQLDRIARTEYLGKINGATGTYAAHVASVPGADWQQVSKSFVEGLGLTWNPLTTQIESHDWQAELYADVARFNRILHNVCTDIWSYISIGYFAQIPVAGATGSSTMPHKVNPIRFENAEANLEISNGLLDTLGATLVTSRWQRDLTDSSSQRNIGVAFGHSLLAISNVAKGLERLDVAEDVLAGDLDTNWEVLGEAIQMVMRAEAIAGVEGMENPYERLKDLTRGQRVDAARMQEFVQSLGLSPEAEARLLALTPGKYTGIADQLVDHLK